Within Pseudomonas tructae, the genomic segment GGAAGACTCGCGCTACATCGGCCTGACCATGCCGCGCTTCCTGGCGCGCCTGCCCTATGGTGCCAAGACCGACCCGGTGGAAGCCTTCGCCTTCGAAGAAGACACCGATGGCGCCGACAGCGCCAAGTACACCTGGGCCAACGCCGCCTATGCAATGGCGGTGAACATCAACCGCTCGTTCAAATACTACGGCTGGTGCTCGCGGATTCGCGGCGTCGAGTCGGGCGGCGAAGTACAGAACCTGCCGGCGCACACCTTCCCCACCGATGACGGTGGCGTGGACATGAAGTGCCCGACCGAAATCGCCATCTCCGACCGCCGTGAAGCGGAACTGGCGAAGAACGGCTTCATGCCGCTGCTGCACAAGAAGAACACCGACTTCGCCGCGTTCATCGGCGCCCAGTCGCTGCAAAAGCCTGCCGAGTACGACGATCCGGACGCCACCGCCAACGCCAACCTGGCCGCGCGCCTGCCGTACCTGTTCGCCACCTGCCGCTTCGCTCATTACCTGAAGTGCATCGTGCGCGACAAGATCGGCTCGTTCAAAGAGAAGGACGAGATGCAGCGCTGGCTGCAGGACTGGATCCTCAATTACGTCGATGGCGATCCGACCCACTCCACCGAGACCACCAAGGCCCAGCATCCGTTGGCCGCCGCTGAAGTGGTGGTGGAAGAAGTCGAAGGCAACCCGGGTTACTACAACTCGCGCTTCTACCTGCGCCCGCACTACCAGCTCGAAGGGCTGACCGTGTCGCTGCGCCTGGTCTCGAAGTTGCCATCGGCCAAGGGCGCCTGAGCCCGGGCTCGCTAAAACGCCCCGCACTGCGGGGCGTGCACTGAAAAACAATGTGGTAGATGCCACACTCTGGAGACAACATGGCAGTTGATATTTTCATCAAGATCGGCGACATCAAGGGCGAGTCCATGGACAAGGCCCACAAGGACGAAATCGATGTGCTGAACTGGAGCTGGGGCATGGCCCAGTCCGGCAACATGCACATGGGCGGTGGCGGTGGCGCCGGCAAGGTCAACATCCAGGACCTGTCGCTGACCAAGTACGTCGACAAATCCAGCCCTAACCTGATGATGCACTGCTCCAGCGGCAAGCACATCGACAAGGTCACGCTGACCGTGCGCAAGGCCGGTGGCGAAAGTCAGGTTGATTACCTGGTCATCAACCTCGAAGAGGTGCTGATCACCTCGCTGAGCACCGGCGGCTCAGGCAGCGATGACCGCCTGACCGAGAACGTCACCCTGAACTTCGGCATCGTCAAGGTCGACTACCAGCCGCAGAAAGCTGACGGCACCAAAGACGGCGGCCCGGTCAAGTACGGCTGGAACGTGCGCCAGAACATCAAGGCCTGATGCGTTTCGCCCTCTTCGCGGGGCAAGCCCGCTCCTACAAAAAGGTGGGAGCGGGCTTGCCCCGCGATAGGCGCAACGCGATCCTGACCCCCACCACCGGAGCCACCCCTTGGTAGCCGAAATCGCTGCACGTGACCGCCTGCAGCCTTCGCTGCTCGATCGTCTGACCGACGATGAGCCCGGCAACCTGCAAGAAGCCAATGACAAACGCGTGCTGTCGCTGAACCAACTGAAGGCTTCGGTACTGCGCGACCTCACCTGGCTGCTCAACACCACCTCGCTGCTCGATGCGGCCACCACGTTGAACACCCCGGCTGGCACCTCGGTAGTCAACTACGGGCTGCCGGCACTGGCGGGTAACAGCGCCTCGAACATCGATATCAGCGCACTGGAGAGCATCATTTACCAGGTCATCGCCACCTTCGAGCCACGCATCCTGCGCAACAGCCTGCGAGTTCGCGCCCAGGTCGCGGCGGGGGAAATGAACAACAACGCCCTGAGCTTCGAGATCGAAGGCGACCTCTGGGCCCAGCCAGCGGCGCTGCCGTTGTTGCTGCGCACCGACCTTGACCTGGAATCCGGGCATGTCCGGGTTGCCCCCGCCGAGCGCCGGAGGCGTTCATGAACCCGCGCCTGCTCGAGCTGTATAACCAGGAACTGCAGCACATCCGCGAGAGCGCGGCAGAATTTGCCCGGGAATACCCGAAGATCGCCGGGCGCCTGACCCTGTCGGGCATCGACTGCGCCGATCCTTACGTCGAGCGCCTGCTCGAAGGTTTTGCCTACCTGACGGCCAGGGTCCAACTCAAGCTCGATGCCGAATACCCGACCTTCACCCACAACCTGCTGGAAATCGCCTACCCGCATTACCTGGCACCGACGCCGTCGATGACCGTGGTGCAGATGCAGGCCGATCCTGACGAAGGTTCGCTCAGTGGCGGTTTCACCCTGCCGCGTGGCACTGTGCTGCGCGCCGCCCTTGGCCGTGACTCACAAACACCGTGCGAATTTCGCAGCGCCCATCCGGTTACCTTGTGGCCACTGCAAGTTGCCCAGGCCGAATACTTCGGTAACCCCGCAGCCAGCCTCGGGCGCCTTGCCGCCAGCGAGCCGAAAGCTCGCGCCGGGTTGCGTATCACCTTGCGTACCGGCGCTGAGCTGGCATTCAACAGCCTTGGTCTGGACAGCCTGCCGCTGTACCTGAACGGTGCCGATGAACTGCCGTTTCGCCTGTACGAGCAACTGCTGGGCAATGCCTGTGCGGTGTTCGCCCGCCAGCCGGGCCGCGACTGGGTCGAGCGCATTCCATTGTCGGCCTTGCGCCCCTGCGGCTTCGATGACCGCGAAGCGGCGCTGCCGGTGGTCCCGCAGGCGTTCCAGGGTTACCGCCTGCTGCAGGAATACTTCGCCCTGCCGCAGCGCTTTTTGTTTGTCGAATTCGCCGAGCTCGATCGCGCAGTGAAACGTTGCGACGGTCAGGAGCTGGAACTGATCGTACTGTTCGAGCGCTACGACCAGGCCCTGGAAGGCAGCGTCGGTGTCGAGCAGTTCGTGCCCTTCTGTACCCCGGCGATCAACCTGTTCCCGCGCCGGGTCGACCGTATCCACCTGAGCGAGCGGGTCAACGAGCACCATGTGATCGCCGACCGCACCCGGCCGACCGATTTCGAAATCCATTCGCTGAGCAGCGTGACCGGCCATGGCACCGGCCCCGACCAAAGCTTCCTGCCCTTCTATGCGGTGCGCGACCCCTCGCGCTATGGTCGTGACCAGGCTTACTACATCGTCCGCCGTGAGCCGCGCATGCTGTCCAGCGAGCAACGCCGCAACGGCACCCGCTCGACCTATATGGGTAGCGAAACCTTCATCAGCCTGGTCGATGGCCAGCAGGCTCCCCATCGCCACGACCTGCGTCAGCTAGGCGTCAGTGCCTTGTGCACCAACCGCGACTTGCCGCTGTTCATGAACCTTGGCGACGGTCGCAGCGACTTCACCCTGGCCGACAGCGCGCCAGTAGCGGCCATTCGCTGCCTGGCCGGGCCGAGCCGGCCGCGTGCCAGCCACGCCCATGACAACAAAGCCTGGCGCCTGATCAGCCAACTGTCGCTGAACTACCTGTCGCTGACCGAAGAAGGCCAGGGCGCAGCCGCCTTGCGTGAGCTGTTGCGCCTGTATGGCGACAGCCATGACGCCGCCTTGCAGCTGCAGATCGACGGCCTGCGCGAGGTCAGCAGCAAGGCCTGTACTCGACGTCTGCCGATGCCCGGGCCGATCGTCTTTGGCCGCGGCCTGGAAATCACCCTTGAGTTCGATGAGAACGCCTTCCGCGGCACCGGAGTGTTCCTCCTGGGTGCGGTGTTCGAACGTTTCCTGGCACGTTACGTGTCGATCAACAGCTTTACCGAAACGGTACTCCGTACCACCGAACGCGGCGAGATCATGCGATGGAAAGCCAAGCCCGGACGCCGTCCGACCCTGTGAATATCTTGAGCCAGATGCAGGCCACCCCCTGGAAGCATGATTTCTTCCAGGCCTTGCGCCGGCTTGAGTGCCAATCGCCGCAGCTGCCACGCTTTGGCCATTCGCTGCGCCTGGTCGATGACCCTGTTCGGCTTGGCCAGCAGCTCGATTGTGCCTTTGCACCGGCGACCCTGGCGGCGCTGACACCGGCCAGCGATCAGGGCCCGGCGCGCCTGGAGCAGTTTTTCTTCGGCCTGGGCGGCCCCAACGGCCCGTTGCCGCTGCACCTGACCGAGTACATGCGCGAGCGCCAGCGCAACAACGCCGACAGCACCAGCAAACGCTTTCTCGATGTGTTTCACCATCGCCTGTTGAGCCTGTTTTACCGCGCCTGGGCCGAGGCCCGGCCGACCGTCAGCCATGACCGTCCCGATGACGACTACTGGGCTGCTCGCCTGGCCGCCCTGAGTGGGCGCGGTACCCCTGCGCTGCGCGATCAGGGCCCGCTGCCGGACACCGCCAAACTGCACTACAGCGGCCACCTCGCCGCCCAGACCCGCTACCCCGATGGCCTGCGCGGCATTCTCGGGGCGTATTTCGGCGTGCCGGTGAGCATCGAGGAATACGTCGGCCAATGGCTGCAACTGCCCGAGCGCAGCCGCCTGGGCGCGAGCGCCAACCAGTTGGGGGTGGACCTGTGCCTGGGCAGCCACGTCTGGGACCGCCAGCACAAGTTTCGCATCTGCCTGGGGCCGCTGAGCCTGGACCAGTACCTGTCGCTGTTGCCCGATGGCGCTGCCTTTGCCGAACTGGTGGCCTGGGTCGCCGAGCACCAGGGGCATGAGCTGGACTGGGACCTGCAGCTGATTCTGCAGCAGGACGAAATTCCCGCCCTGCAACTCAACACTGGCCGGCGCCTGGGTTTCGATACCTGGCTCGGCCGTCCGCAACACGATGCCCGCGACCTGACACTGGCTCGGTACTACGCCGAGCAGACGAGCGCATCGCAATCCACAAGGAGTCCGGAACATGGGTGAAATCAGCCGCGCCGCGCTGTTCGGCAAACTCAACAGCGTCGCTTACAAGGCCATAGAGGCCGCCACGGTGTTCTGCAAGTTGCGGGG encodes:
- the tssC gene encoding type VI secretion system contractile sheath large subunit; translated protein: MTDPMRDTQAQPAATEQASEFASLLLQEFKPKTERAREAVETAVRTLAEQALAQTDLVSNDAIKSIESIIAAIDAKLTAQVNQVIHHPEFQKLESAWRGLHYLVNNTESDEQLKIRVLNISKPDLHKTLKKFKGTAWDQSPLFKKMYEEEYGQFGGEPYGCLVGDYYFDQSPPDVELLGELSKVCAAMHSPFIAAASPTVMGMGSWQELSNPRDLTKIFTTPEYAGWRSLRESEDSRYIGLTMPRFLARLPYGAKTDPVEAFAFEEDTDGADSAKYTWANAAYAMAVNINRSFKYYGWCSRIRGVESGGEVQNLPAHTFPTDDGGVDMKCPTEIAISDRREAELAKNGFMPLLHKKNTDFAAFIGAQSLQKPAEYDDPDATANANLAARLPYLFATCRFAHYLKCIVRDKIGSFKEKDEMQRWLQDWILNYVDGDPTHSTETTKAQHPLAAAEVVVEEVEGNPGYYNSRFYLRPHYQLEGLTVSLRLVSKLPSAKGA
- a CDS encoding Hcp family type VI secretion system effector, which gives rise to MAVDIFIKIGDIKGESMDKAHKDEIDVLNWSWGMAQSGNMHMGGGGGAGKVNIQDLSLTKYVDKSSPNLMMHCSSGKHIDKVTLTVRKAGGESQVDYLVINLEEVLITSLSTGGSGSDDRLTENVTLNFGIVKVDYQPQKADGTKDGGPVKYGWNVRQNIKA
- the tssE gene encoding type VI secretion system baseplate subunit TssE, which encodes MVAEIAARDRLQPSLLDRLTDDEPGNLQEANDKRVLSLNQLKASVLRDLTWLLNTTSLLDAATTLNTPAGTSVVNYGLPALAGNSASNIDISALESIIYQVIATFEPRILRNSLRVRAQVAAGEMNNNALSFEIEGDLWAQPAALPLLLRTDLDLESGHVRVAPAERRRRS
- the tssF gene encoding type VI secretion system baseplate subunit TssF, with the protein product MNPRLLELYNQELQHIRESAAEFAREYPKIAGRLTLSGIDCADPYVERLLEGFAYLTARVQLKLDAEYPTFTHNLLEIAYPHYLAPTPSMTVVQMQADPDEGSLSGGFTLPRGTVLRAALGRDSQTPCEFRSAHPVTLWPLQVAQAEYFGNPAASLGRLAASEPKARAGLRITLRTGAELAFNSLGLDSLPLYLNGADELPFRLYEQLLGNACAVFARQPGRDWVERIPLSALRPCGFDDREAALPVVPQAFQGYRLLQEYFALPQRFLFVEFAELDRAVKRCDGQELELIVLFERYDQALEGSVGVEQFVPFCTPAINLFPRRVDRIHLSERVNEHHVIADRTRPTDFEIHSLSSVTGHGTGPDQSFLPFYAVRDPSRYGRDQAYYIVRREPRMLSSEQRRNGTRSTYMGSETFISLVDGQQAPHRHDLRQLGVSALCTNRDLPLFMNLGDGRSDFTLADSAPVAAIRCLAGPSRPRASHAHDNKAWRLISQLSLNYLSLTEEGQGAAALRELLRLYGDSHDAALQLQIDGLREVSSKACTRRLPMPGPIVFGRGLEITLEFDENAFRGTGVFLLGAVFERFLARYVSINSFTETVLRTTERGEIMRWKAKPGRRPTL
- the tssG gene encoding type VI secretion system baseplate subunit TssG yields the protein MESQARTPSDPVNILSQMQATPWKHDFFQALRRLECQSPQLPRFGHSLRLVDDPVRLGQQLDCAFAPATLAALTPASDQGPARLEQFFFGLGGPNGPLPLHLTEYMRERQRNNADSTSKRFLDVFHHRLLSLFYRAWAEARPTVSHDRPDDDYWAARLAALSGRGTPALRDQGPLPDTAKLHYSGHLAAQTRYPDGLRGILGAYFGVPVSIEEYVGQWLQLPERSRLGASANQLGVDLCLGSHVWDRQHKFRICLGPLSLDQYLSLLPDGAAFAELVAWVAEHQGHELDWDLQLILQQDEIPALQLNTGRRLGFDTWLGRPQHDARDLTLARYYAEQTSASQSTRSPEHG